Proteins found in one Litorihabitans aurantiacus genomic segment:
- a CDS encoding amino acid ABC transporter permease — MDLDLVRESIGPLLLGTIRGTIPLTAFSFVGGMVLAVLVALARLSAVAPLRWLAQGYVSIIRGTPLLVQLFLIFYALPSLGITIDPFPSAVVAFSLNVGGYASEIVRAAILSIPRGQWEAAETIGYGRALALRRVILPQAARVAVPPLSNTFISLVKDTSLASAILVTELLRKAQEIAAPTFEFLTLYSLAAVIYWVLCLVLSIGQGFLERRLGRHLAPQVAKVEKVRQEMA; from the coding sequence GTGGACCTCGACCTCGTCCGCGAGTCGATCGGCCCGCTGCTCCTCGGCACGATCCGCGGCACCATCCCGCTGACGGCGTTCTCGTTCGTCGGCGGAATGGTGCTCGCGGTGCTCGTGGCGCTCGCGCGGCTGTCCGCCGTCGCACCGCTGCGATGGCTGGCCCAGGGGTACGTCTCGATCATCCGGGGGACGCCGCTGCTGGTGCAGCTCTTCCTCATCTTCTACGCGCTGCCGTCGCTCGGGATCACGATCGACCCGTTCCCCTCGGCCGTCGTGGCCTTCTCGCTCAACGTCGGCGGGTACGCCTCGGAGATCGTGCGCGCCGCGATCCTGTCGATCCCGCGCGGCCAGTGGGAAGCCGCCGAGACGATCGGCTACGGCCGTGCCCTCGCGCTGCGGCGGGTGATCCTCCCGCAGGCGGCGCGCGTGGCCGTCCCGCCGCTGTCCAACACCTTCATCTCGCTGGTCAAGGACACCTCGCTCGCCTCGGCGATCCTTGTGACCGAGCTGCTGCGCAAGGCGCAGGAGATCGCCGCGCCGACCTTCGAGTTCCTCACGCTGTACTCCCTCGCGGCCGTCATCTACTGGGTGCTGTGCCTGGTGCTCTCCATCGGGCAGGGTTTCCTCGAGCGGCGGCTCGGCCGGCACCTGGCGCCGCAGGTCGCGAAGGTCGAGAAGGTCAGGCAGGAGATGGCATGA
- the pheS gene encoding phenylalanine--tRNA ligase subunit alpha: protein MTSDTTLPDTPQPDAVGPTDADAIERVTTRALDAVAAADSLETLKAVRIEHTGERSALALANREIGSLPKEEKAAAGKLVGGARGRVGAALKAREAELAELHAQHVLRTETIDVTLTAARGTAAAVTTGVAGARHPIATTSEQMADIFVGMGWEIAEGPEVEHEWFNFDALNFKPDHPARQMQDTFFLDGDAHLVLRTHTSPVQARALLERGVPLYVACPGRVFRTDELDATHSPVFHQVEGIAIDEGLTMAHLKGTLDHFAKAMFGADARTRLRPAYFPFTEPSAEMDLWFPQKKGGPGWIEWGGCGMVNPNVLRSVGVDPERYSGFAFGMGIDRAVMLKHGLEDLRDLFEGDMRLSRTYPLGGEA from the coding sequence ATGACCAGCGACACCACGCTGCCCGACACCCCGCAGCCCGACGCCGTCGGCCCGACGGACGCCGACGCGATCGAGCGCGTCACGACCCGGGCGCTCGACGCCGTCGCCGCCGCCGACTCCCTCGAGACGCTCAAGGCGGTGCGCATCGAGCACACCGGTGAGCGCAGCGCGCTCGCGCTCGCGAACCGCGAGATCGGCAGCCTGCCCAAGGAGGAGAAGGCCGCGGCCGGCAAGCTCGTCGGCGGCGCGCGCGGCCGCGTCGGTGCGGCGCTCAAGGCTCGCGAGGCCGAGCTCGCCGAGCTCCACGCCCAGCACGTGCTGCGGACCGAGACGATCGACGTCACGCTCACCGCCGCGCGCGGCACCGCAGCCGCCGTCACCACGGGCGTGGCTGGGGCGCGCCACCCGATCGCGACGACGTCCGAGCAGATGGCCGACATCTTCGTCGGCATGGGCTGGGAGATCGCCGAGGGGCCCGAGGTCGAGCACGAGTGGTTCAACTTCGACGCGCTGAACTTCAAGCCGGACCACCCCGCGCGCCAGATGCAGGACACGTTCTTCCTCGACGGCGACGCGCACCTCGTGCTGCGCACCCACACCTCGCCGGTGCAGGCGCGCGCCCTGCTCGAGCGCGGTGTCCCGCTCTACGTCGCGTGTCCCGGTCGGGTCTTCCGCACCGACGAGCTGGACGCGACGCACTCCCCGGTCTTCCACCAGGTCGAGGGCATCGCGATCGACGAGGGCCTGACGATGGCGCACCTCAAGGGCACGCTCGACCACTTCGCGAAGGCGATGTTCGGGGCCGACGCGCGCACACGCCTGCGCCCGGCGTACTTCCCGTTCACCGAGCCGAGCGCCGAGATGGACCTGTGGTTCCCGCAGAAGAAGGGCGGCCCGGGCTGGATCGAGTGGGGCGGCTGCGGCATGGTCAACCCGAACGTGCTGCGCAGCGTCGGCGTCGACCCCGAGCGCTACTCCGGCTTCGCCTTCGGCATGGGCATCGACCGCGCCGTCATGCTCAAGCACGGTCTCGAGGACCTGCGCGACCTGTTCGAGGGCGACATGCGGCTCTCACGCACCTACCCCCTGGGAGGGGAAGCCTGA
- a CDS encoding phenylalanine--tRNA ligase subunit beta translates to MQRRLRQAGMRPISLAVDVTNYVMLDLGQPLHAYDLAQVHAPIVVRRARAGESLTTLDDVTRTLHEQDLLITDSPEGSRASRPIGIAGVMGGASTEVTDATTDVLIEAAHFDPVTIARSARRHRLPSEASKRFERGVDPRLQAIAAQRVVDLLVEHGGARADDEAVTDVDETTSPTTITLDPAAARRLIGVRYTYDEVHDTLEALGAAVTDIADGEARELLVTPPTWRPDLTEAVDLIEEVVRLRGYDAVPTIAPRATPGAGLTTAQLLRRSAERTLAEAGLVQVLSYPFVGAGVHDSLGEAADDPRRTAERLANPLADDAPELRTSLLATLLPLATRNLSRGAATAAVYEVGSVTQGRDENGGAATGQPLLPDGGAHPGEETVAALLAAVPHQERHVAGVLAGGGAAPGGEGSAAQAETAIAIALRLAGALGVDVEVAAAEHAPFHPGRCAAVTLADGTLVGHAGELAPAVAKAFNLPARAAAFELDLDALVAAASARDLRVGKLSTFPIAKEDVALVVDAAVPAQTVRALVLEAAGDLAESVELFDVYTGDQVGEGKKSLAFALRLRAADRTLTAAETAGVRDAVVALAAERVGGVLRG, encoded by the coding sequence ATGCAGCGACGCCTGCGCCAGGCCGGCATGCGGCCGATCTCGCTCGCCGTCGACGTCACGAACTACGTGATGCTCGACCTCGGGCAGCCGTTGCACGCCTACGATCTCGCGCAGGTGCACGCCCCGATCGTCGTGCGCCGCGCCCGCGCGGGCGAGAGCCTCACCACGCTCGACGACGTGACGCGGACCCTGCACGAGCAGGACCTCCTCATCACCGACTCGCCGGAGGGTTCGCGCGCCTCGCGCCCGATCGGCATCGCCGGCGTCATGGGTGGAGCCAGCACCGAGGTCACGGACGCCACCACCGACGTCCTGATCGAGGCGGCGCACTTCGACCCCGTCACGATCGCCCGCTCCGCCCGCCGCCACCGCCTCCCGAGCGAGGCGTCCAAGCGGTTCGAGCGCGGCGTCGACCCCCGCCTGCAGGCGATCGCGGCGCAGCGCGTGGTCGACCTCCTCGTCGAGCACGGCGGAGCCCGCGCCGACGACGAGGCCGTGACCGACGTCGACGAGACCACCTCGCCGACGACGATCACGCTCGACCCCGCCGCCGCGCGGCGGCTCATCGGCGTGCGCTACACGTACGACGAGGTGCACGACACGCTCGAGGCGCTCGGAGCCGCCGTGACCGACATCGCCGACGGCGAGGCCCGCGAGCTGCTCGTGACCCCGCCGACCTGGCGCCCCGACCTCACCGAGGCCGTGGACCTGATCGAGGAGGTCGTGCGCCTGCGGGGCTACGACGCCGTCCCCACGATCGCGCCGCGCGCGACGCCGGGCGCCGGGCTCACGACGGCGCAGCTGCTGCGCCGCAGCGCCGAGCGGACTCTGGCCGAGGCGGGGCTCGTGCAGGTGCTGTCCTACCCGTTCGTGGGTGCCGGGGTGCACGACTCCCTGGGCGAGGCCGCCGACGACCCGCGCCGCACCGCCGAGCGCCTGGCCAACCCGCTGGCCGACGACGCGCCCGAGCTGCGCACCAGCCTGCTGGCCACGCTGCTCCCGCTCGCGACGCGCAACCTCAGCCGCGGCGCGGCGACGGCGGCCGTGTACGAGGTCGGGTCGGTCACGCAGGGCCGTGACGAGAACGGTGGGGCCGCCACGGGGCAGCCGCTCCTGCCCGACGGCGGCGCGCACCCCGGCGAGGAGACCGTCGCGGCGCTGCTCGCGGCAGTCCCGCACCAGGAGCGGCACGTCGCCGGCGTCCTGGCGGGAGGCGGTGCAGCGCCCGGCGGCGAGGGTTCCGCCGCGCAGGCCGAGACCGCCATCGCCATCGCCCTGCGGCTCGCGGGTGCGCTCGGCGTCGACGTCGAGGTGGCCGCGGCCGAGCACGCGCCGTTCCACCCGGGCCGGTGCGCGGCCGTGACGCTGGCCGACGGCACGCTGGTGGGCCACGCGGGCGAGCTCGCCCCCGCCGTCGCGAAGGCCTTCAACCTGCCCGCGCGCGCCGCGGCGTTCGAGCTGGATCTCGACGCCCTCGTGGCGGCGGCGAGCGCGCGGGACCTCCGGGTCGGCAAGCTCTCGACGTTCCCGATCGCCAAGGAGGACGTCGCGCTCGTCGTCGACGCGGCCGTGCCGGCGCAGACCGTGCGTGCCCTCGTGCTCGAGGCGGCCGGCGATCTCGCCGAGAGCGTCGAGCTGTTCGACGTCTACACGGGTGACCAGGTGGGCGAGGGGAAGAAGTCGCTGGCGTTCGCGCTGCGGCTGCGCGCCGCCGACCGTACGCTGACCGCGGCCGAGACCGCCGGGGTGCGGGATGCGGTCGTGGCGCTGGCGGCCGAGCGCGTCGGCGGGGTGCTGCGTGGCTGA
- a CDS encoding GH92 family glycosyl hydrolase: MTHPRWRRAVAALTSTFLIATASATAASAAPDAGDGPELVTDPLPYVDPMVGTGEATGVVGEINNFPGPSMPYGMMQLSPDTPGSYAGYRHRTDRIKGFSTTHAAAGCGIFGDVPILPVTGDAGARPWERTERYDHGQEEAEVGRYAVTLLDSDVDVELSAATRSGGLDIAFPDGGGPGTVIVNAGGSLSPVTGSTTEVVGDSVLTGSVTTGRFCSKPNRYTLYYSIEFDQPFESFATWQGQQVRPGERSASNARSGATLTFPAGSEVRATVGISYVDVAGATRNRETEIPDFDYAATQQQAREAWAAELGRIRVASRSETDLTMFYTSLYHSLLHPNTFSDVDGRVIGFDDQIRTLEDGRTQYANFSDWDTYRSLGALQTILDPDRASDMAQSLVDIAEQTGWLPRWPVANGHVGQMSGDSSVPLLASMYAFGARDFDVATALEYMVKGATSSGATANGYVQRRGIETYLERGYAPQMAQYRGDHGINGASITLEWSIADFAIATLARELGRDDVEAAFRPRSQWWQNVFDPAQNGLAARNVDGTFVRPTAGGFGQEGFDEGNAEQYLWLVPQNVAALMESIGGREAAVERLDTFTTELNSGPSEPTLWIGNEPNFGVPWIYNYLGEPARASALIDRIVAELFQPVPNGKPGNDDLGAQAGWYVWAALGLYPVTPGTDVVSINTPRFDRSEITLAGGGTLAVEAPGASDGKRVITGMTIDGEPWSGTALPEDLIHDGGTIAYTLGESDTGWGAGTTPPPSFRDGERSVIVGAPDVRVAAAPGESVTAQLDLRVIGYPASDLTVAVDGDEHVTATAAPLDPMTNRLAVTLAVGPDAPGGTRTFPVRLSAPGTTEPVTVPITLTVSGAGSIGDLYDVVGTADESDARVGDFDRQGNSYSRQQLAAQGLTPGSEHELGELTFTWPAAPHGSPDTIRSAGQTVRLDDPTDAVAFVGAATNGRQGGDAVLHLDDGASVTTPLTFGDWIFPTGQGSVAPIPGNEVVARMTKRNGDQNQVFVFATAPALAPEGRRIVSVTLPTNPDLMVFSIATAPVPPDPEVPTFSDVAEGGLFAKEISWLASSGLSRGWDDGAGGREFRPLAPVARDAMAAFLYRASGSPAFEPPVTSPFTDVAPGDEHYLEIAWLAHEGISTGWVDAGTGHAEFRPLAPVARDAMAAFLHRAAGSPEVGGDGAAAFPDVPASAQFADEIAWLASEGIATGWHGNDGTAIYRPLASVNRDAMAAFLYRAAEAGHLVVEVP; this comes from the coding sequence ATGACCCACCCCCGCTGGCGACGCGCCGTCGCCGCCCTGACCAGCACGTTCCTGATCGCGACGGCGAGCGCCACCGCCGCGAGCGCCGCACCGGACGCCGGGGACGGCCCCGAGCTCGTGACCGACCCCCTCCCCTACGTGGACCCGATGGTCGGCACGGGCGAGGCGACGGGCGTTGTCGGCGAGATCAACAACTTCCCCGGCCCGTCGATGCCCTACGGGATGATGCAGCTCTCCCCCGACACCCCGGGCTCGTACGCCGGCTACCGCCACCGCACGGACCGCATCAAGGGATTCAGCACCACCCATGCGGCCGCCGGGTGCGGCATCTTCGGCGACGTCCCGATCCTCCCCGTGACGGGCGACGCCGGGGCGCGGCCCTGGGAGCGGACCGAGCGCTACGACCACGGCCAGGAGGAGGCCGAGGTCGGTCGCTACGCCGTGACGCTCCTGGACTCGGACGTCGACGTCGAGCTGTCGGCGGCCACGCGTTCGGGCGGTCTCGACATCGCGTTCCCCGACGGCGGCGGCCCCGGCACCGTGATCGTCAACGCCGGCGGATCGCTGTCCCCGGTGACCGGCTCGACGACGGAGGTCGTCGGCGACTCGGTGCTCACCGGATCCGTCACGACCGGCCGCTTCTGCAGCAAGCCCAACCGCTACACGCTGTACTACTCGATCGAGTTCGACCAGCCCTTCGAGTCGTTCGCGACCTGGCAGGGCCAGCAGGTGCGCCCGGGCGAGCGCTCGGCGTCGAACGCCCGCTCCGGCGCCACCCTGACGTTCCCGGCCGGGAGCGAGGTGCGGGCGACCGTCGGCATCTCCTACGTCGACGTCGCGGGCGCGACGCGCAACCGCGAGACCGAGATCCCGGACTTCGACTACGCCGCCACCCAGCAGCAGGCGCGTGAGGCGTGGGCGGCCGAGCTCGGCAGGATCCGGGTCGCGAGCCGGTCCGAGACCGACCTGACGATGTTCTACACCTCGCTCTACCACTCGCTCCTGCACCCCAACACCTTCAGCGACGTCGACGGCCGCGTCATCGGGTTCGACGACCAGATCCGCACGCTGGAGGACGGGCGCACCCAGTACGCGAACTTCTCCGACTGGGACACCTACCGCTCCCTCGGCGCACTCCAGACGATCCTCGACCCCGACCGCGCCTCGGACATGGCGCAGTCCCTGGTCGACATCGCCGAGCAGACGGGGTGGCTGCCGCGGTGGCCGGTGGCGAACGGTCACGTCGGCCAGATGAGCGGGGACTCCTCCGTCCCGCTCCTGGCGAGCATGTACGCCTTCGGCGCCCGCGACTTCGACGTCGCGACGGCGCTCGAGTACATGGTCAAGGGGGCGACGTCGTCGGGCGCGACCGCCAACGGGTACGTCCAGCGCCGCGGGATCGAGACGTACCTGGAGCGCGGCTACGCGCCCCAGATGGCTCAGTACCGCGGCGACCACGGCATCAACGGGGCGTCGATCACGCTCGAGTGGTCGATCGCGGACTTCGCGATCGCGACCCTGGCCCGGGAGCTGGGACGCGACGACGTCGAGGCAGCCTTCCGGCCGCGCAGCCAGTGGTGGCAGAACGTGTTCGACCCGGCGCAGAACGGGCTGGCGGCGCGCAACGTCGACGGGACGTTCGTGCGGCCGACCGCCGGCGGCTTCGGCCAGGAGGGTTTCGACGAGGGCAACGCCGAGCAGTACCTCTGGCTCGTGCCGCAGAACGTCGCCGCGCTGATGGAGTCGATCGGAGGGCGCGAGGCGGCCGTGGAGCGTCTGGACACCTTCACCACCGAGCTCAACTCGGGCCCGAGCGAGCCGACCCTGTGGATCGGCAACGAACCGAACTTCGGCGTGCCGTGGATCTACAACTACCTGGGAGAGCCGGCGCGCGCGTCCGCCCTGATCGACCGGATCGTCGCGGAGCTGTTCCAGCCGGTGCCGAACGGCAAGCCCGGCAACGACGACCTCGGGGCGCAGGCCGGGTGGTACGTGTGGGCGGCGCTCGGGCTCTACCCGGTGACGCCGGGGACGGACGTCGTCTCGATCAACACGCCGCGCTTCGACCGCTCGGAGATCACGCTCGCGGGCGGCGGCACTCTCGCGGTCGAGGCCCCGGGGGCCTCCGACGGGAAGCGCGTCATCACCGGCATGACGATCGACGGCGAGCCGTGGTCCGGCACCGCACTGCCGGAGGACCTCATCCACGACGGCGGCACGATCGCCTACACCCTCGGTGAGTCCGACACGGGGTGGGGTGCGGGCACGACGCCGCCGCCGTCGTTCCGGGACGGCGAGCGGTCCGTGATCGTCGGCGCCCCCGACGTCCGCGTCGCCGCGGCCCCCGGGGAGAGCGTCACGGCCCAGCTCGACCTGCGCGTGATCGGGTACCCGGCCTCCGACCTCACGGTGGCGGTCGACGGCGACGAGCACGTCACCGCGACGGCCGCACCCCTCGACCCGATGACGAACAGGCTCGCGGTGACGCTCGCCGTCGGGCCGGACGCCCCGGGCGGGACGCGGACGTTCCCGGTCCGGCTGAGCGCACCCGGGACGACCGAGCCGGTGACGGTGCCGATCACGCTGACGGTGAGCGGCGCGGGCAGCATCGGGGACCTCTACGACGTCGTCGGGACGGCGGACGAGTCCGACGCCCGGGTCGGTGACTTCGACCGGCAGGGCAACTCCTACTCGCGGCAGCAGCTGGCGGCGCAGGGCCTGACCCCGGGGTCGGAGCACGAGCTCGGCGAGCTCACCTTCACCTGGCCTGCGGCGCCGCACGGCTCACCCGACACGATCCGCTCGGCCGGGCAGACCGTACGGCTCGACGATCCGACCGACGCGGTCGCGTTCGTCGGAGCGGCGACCAACGGCCGGCAGGGTGGCGACGCCGTGCTGCACCTCGACGACGGGGCCAGCGTGACCACCCCGCTGACGTTCGGGGACTGGATCTTCCCCACGGGTCAGGGTTCGGTGGCGCCGATCCCGGGGAACGAGGTCGTGGCGCGGATGACGAAGCGCAACGGCGACCAGAACCAGGTCTTCGTCTTCGCGACGGCCCCGGCGCTCGCTCCCGAGGGCCGGCGGATCGTCTCCGTCACGCTCCCGACGAACCCCGACCTCATGGTGTTCTCGATCGCGACGGCGCCGGTGCCGCCCGACCCGGAGGTCCCGACGTTCAGCGACGTGGCCGAGGGCGGCCTGTTCGCCAAGGAGATCTCCTGGCTCGCCTCGAGCGGCCTCTCGCGCGGGTGGGACGACGGCGCGGGCGGGCGCGAGTTCCGGCCGCTGGCCCCGGTGGCGCGCGACGCGATGGCGGCGTTCCTGTACCGGGCCTCCGGCTCTCCCGCGTTCGAGCCGCCGGTGACATCCCCGTTCACCGACGTCGCGCCGGGCGACGAGCACTACCTCGAGATCGCGTGGCTGGCGCACGAGGGGATCTCGACCGGATGGGTCGACGCCGGGACGGGGCACGCGGAGTTCCGCCCGCTCGCGCCGGTGGCCCGGGACGCGATGGCCGCGTTCCTGCACCGGGCGGCGGGGTCGCCCGAGGTCGGTGGCGACGGCGCGGCGGCGTTCCCCGACGTGCCGGCTTCCGCGCAGTTCGCCGACGAGATCGCGTGGCTGGCGTCGGAGGGCATCGCCACGGGGTGGCACGGCAACGACGGGACGGCGATCTACCGACCGCTCGCGTCCGTCAACCGTGACGCGATGGCGGCGTTCCTGTACCGCGCCGCGGAGGCCGGGCACCTCGTGGTCGAGGTTCCGTAG
- a CDS encoding amino acid ABC transporter ATP-binding protein: MSTHDGQIRDGEIHDGGSLAPEETPEGIEVRGLEKSFGATPVLEGVDLDVAPGTVTVLMGPSGSGKSTLLRCLNLLETPQAGRVRIGEDEIEFGAPLRRGRAAALRRHSAMVFQSHQLFPHRTALENLMEGPVHAQRRPRAEVEVEARALLERVGLAPKADAYPDQLSGGQQQRVGIARALALRPRVLLFDEPTSALDPETVGEVLAVIRDLAAEGRTMVVVTHEVRFARDVADHVVFLDGGVVVEQGPPGQVLVEPRHERTRAFLGRILSH; encoded by the coding sequence ATGAGCACGCACGACGGCCAGATCCGCGACGGCGAGATCCACGACGGTGGGAGCCTCGCCCCCGAGGAGACGCCGGAGGGCATCGAGGTCCGCGGTCTGGAGAAGTCCTTCGGCGCCACCCCTGTCCTGGAGGGCGTCGACCTCGACGTCGCCCCCGGCACGGTCACCGTGCTGATGGGTCCCTCGGGCTCCGGCAAGTCCACCCTCCTGCGCTGCCTCAACCTGCTGGAGACGCCGCAGGCCGGGCGGGTGCGGATCGGGGAGGACGAGATCGAGTTCGGCGCCCCGCTGCGCCGCGGGCGGGCGGCCGCGCTCCGGCGGCACTCCGCCATGGTCTTCCAGTCCCACCAGCTCTTCCCGCACCGCACGGCGCTGGAGAACCTGATGGAGGGGCCGGTGCACGCCCAGCGGCGGCCCCGCGCCGAGGTCGAGGTCGAGGCCCGGGCTCTCCTGGAGCGTGTGGGACTCGCGCCCAAGGCGGACGCCTACCCCGACCAGCTCTCGGGCGGGCAGCAGCAGCGTGTGGGCATCGCTCGCGCGCTCGCGCTGCGCCCCCGCGTCCTGCTGTTCGACGAACCCACCTCGGCCCTCGACCCCGAGACGGTGGGCGAGGTGCTCGCCGTCATCCGCGACCTCGCCGCCGAGGGGCGCACGATGGTCGTGGTGACCCACGAGGTGCGCTTCGCACGCGACGTCGCCGATCACGTCGTCTTCCTCGACGGCGGGGTGGTCGTCGAGCAGGGACCGCCGGGGCAGGTGCTGGTGGAGCCGCGGCACGAACGCACCCGCGCGTTCCTCGGACGGATCCTGTCGCACTGA
- a CDS encoding TrmH family RNA methyltransferase yields MPIAQPALNPRSDRVATLRRLASRQGRERAGEHLVEGPQAVREVVRFAASRVRDLYVTDDARDRWPEIVREALEHDLYVHETTPEVMDRLSGDAQGVLAVARTHLLGPDDLPGAVQGARLVVVCEQVRDPGNAGTIIRAADAAGADAVVLTAGSVEVHSPKVVRSSAGSLFHLPVVTGVEVGDAVAHLRRAGLTILAADGGGEHDVETSPLLAGPTAWVLGTEAQGLSARARDLADAVVAVPLRGRAESLNVAMAATVCLYASSRAHAAQP; encoded by the coding sequence ATGCCGATCGCCCAGCCCGCCCTCAACCCCCGCTCCGACCGCGTGGCGACGCTGCGCCGCCTCGCGTCGCGGCAGGGACGGGAGCGCGCGGGGGAGCACCTCGTGGAGGGGCCGCAGGCGGTCCGCGAGGTCGTCCGGTTCGCTGCGAGTCGCGTGCGCGACCTGTACGTCACCGACGACGCGCGCGACCGGTGGCCCGAGATCGTGCGCGAGGCGCTCGAGCACGACCTCTACGTCCACGAGACCACGCCCGAGGTCATGGACCGTCTCTCGGGAGACGCGCAGGGCGTGCTCGCCGTCGCCCGCACCCACCTGCTCGGACCGGACGACCTGCCGGGCGCCGTGCAGGGCGCGCGCCTCGTCGTCGTGTGCGAGCAGGTGCGCGACCCCGGGAACGCCGGGACGATCATCCGGGCGGCGGACGCGGCGGGGGCCGACGCCGTCGTGCTCACCGCCGGGAGCGTCGAGGTGCACTCGCCGAAGGTCGTGCGCTCGAGCGCCGGCTCGCTGTTCCACCTGCCGGTGGTGACGGGGGTCGAGGTGGGTGACGCCGTCGCCCACCTGCGGCGCGCCGGCCTCACGATCCTCGCCGCCGACGGCGGGGGCGAGCACGACGTCGAGACCTCGCCCCTGCTCGCCGGGCCGACGGCCTGGGTGCTCGGGACGGAGGCGCAGGGTCTGTCCGCACGGGCGCGCGACCTGGCCGACGCCGTCGTGGCCGTCCCGCTGCGCGGCAGGGCCGAGAGCCTCAACGTGGCGATGGCGGCCACCGTCTGCCTGTACGCCTCATCGCGGGCGCACGCCGCGCAGCCCTAG
- a CDS encoding SDR family NAD(P)-dependent oxidoreductase, producing the protein MADAPAAGTDVAAPLGAPGPAAVALVTGASRGIGRSVALALAAQGLAVGLLARDGDALAQVAREIEAAGGRAAVATADVGEYAQVSAAVAHLVEALGTPDLLVNNAGRIDAEVPLWEADVEQWQGVVATNLLGSFHVSRAVTARMVAAGGGRVVDIVSGAGARDWDVTSAYTATKAAQIRTVGHLHEAGVGHGLRAFAIAPGTVETAMSTSMRLHAGRTSFTPVERTTDLIGAIARGELDDWSGTYLRVTNDTPEALAAHGAPQGLARRFGVHPWGPDDPLAAETMVPPRS; encoded by the coding sequence GTGGCTGACGCGCCTGCGGCGGGCACCGATGTCGCAGCGCCGCTCGGTGCCCCCGGGCCAGCCGCCGTCGCCCTCGTCACCGGCGCCTCGCGCGGCATCGGCCGCTCGGTGGCGCTCGCCCTCGCGGCGCAGGGTCTCGCCGTCGGGCTCCTCGCGCGCGACGGCGACGCCCTCGCACAGGTGGCGCGCGAGATCGAGGCGGCGGGCGGTCGTGCCGCGGTGGCGACGGCCGACGTCGGCGAGTACGCGCAGGTGAGCGCCGCCGTCGCGCACCTGGTCGAGGCGCTCGGCACGCCCGACCTGCTCGTCAACAACGCCGGCCGCATCGACGCCGAGGTCCCGCTGTGGGAGGCCGACGTCGAGCAGTGGCAGGGCGTCGTCGCCACGAACCTGCTCGGGTCGTTCCACGTCTCGCGCGCGGTGACCGCGCGGATGGTGGCGGCCGGGGGCGGTCGGGTGGTCGACATCGTCTCGGGCGCCGGCGCGAGGGACTGGGACGTGACCTCGGCCTACACCGCCACGAAGGCGGCGCAGATCCGCACGGTCGGGCACCTGCACGAGGCCGGGGTCGGTCACGGGCTGCGCGCGTTCGCGATCGCGCCGGGCACGGTCGAGACCGCGATGTCGACCTCGATGAGGCTCCACGCCGGTCGGACGAGCTTCACGCCGGTGGAGCGCACCACGGACCTGATCGGTGCGATCGCGCGCGGTGAGCTCGACGACTGGTCGGGCACCTACCTGCGCGTCACGAACGACACGCCCGAGGCTCTCGCGGCGCACGGCGCCCCGCAGGGCCTGGCGCGGCGTTTCGGCGTCCACCCGTGGGGGCCGGACGACCCGCTGGCCGCCGAGACCATGGTGCCGCCGCGCTCCTGA
- a CDS encoding amino acid ABC transporter substrate-binding protein produces MSRVHKTAGTLAIASLTLALAACGGGSDGDDAASDVIRVGTEGTYSPFTFHDTAAGNELTGYDVEVIEAVAAELGREVEFSETQWDAIFAGLEASRFDVIANQVTVNPERQEKYDFTEPYTVSTGVAVLPTGSDITSVADLAGLTSAQSATSNWAAVARESGAEVEAVEGFTQAVTLLKQGRVDVTLNDNLAVLDYLNTSGDTDVEIAFEVGEPSEQAFALRKDSPLTAEIDGALQTLRENGTLAEISERWFGEDVSG; encoded by the coding sequence ATGTCACGTGTCCACAAGACCGCCGGCACCCTGGCGATCGCGTCGCTGACCCTCGCCCTCGCGGCCTGCGGCGGCGGTTCCGACGGCGACGACGCCGCGAGCGACGTCATCCGCGTCGGCACCGAGGGCACCTACTCGCCCTTCACCTTCCACGACACCGCCGCCGGCAACGAGCTCACGGGCTACGACGTCGAGGTCATCGAGGCGGTCGCGGCCGAGCTCGGGCGCGAGGTCGAGTTCTCCGAGACCCAGTGGGACGCGATCTTCGCCGGCCTCGAGGCGAGCCGCTTCGACGTCATCGCCAACCAGGTCACGGTCAACCCGGAGCGGCAGGAGAAGTACGACTTCACCGAGCCCTACACGGTGTCCACCGGCGTCGCCGTCCTGCCCACGGGCAGCGACATCACCTCGGTCGCCGACCTCGCCGGTCTCACCTCCGCGCAGTCCGCGACCTCCAACTGGGCCGCGGTGGCGCGCGAGTCGGGCGCCGAGGTGGAGGCCGTCGAGGGCTTCACGCAGGCCGTCACGCTGCTCAAGCAGGGGCGCGTCGACGTCACGCTGAACGACAACCTGGCCGTCCTGGACTACCTCAACACGAGCGGCGACACCGACGTCGAGATCGCGTTCGAGGTCGGCGAGCCCTCGGAGCAGGCCTTCGCGCTGCGCAAGGACTCGCCGCTCACCGCCGAGATCGACGGCGCGCTGCAGACCCTGCGCGAGAACGGCACGCTGGCGGAGATCTCGGAGCGCTGGTTCGGCGAGGACGTCTCGGGCTGA